A genomic stretch from Streptomyces sp. QL37 includes:
- a CDS encoding helix-turn-helix transcriptional regulator → MGKALHGWRDRISPATVGLPAGGVRRAAGLRREELAQLAALSVDYITRLEQGRATSPSPQVLAALARALRLSDAERTYLYLLAGQPEPGPGHISDHIPPGLRRLLDQLNGAPLSVYDAAWNLVEWNPSWAGLLGDPSALRGRERNMIWRHFNGLPGRVRQTPEQKADFEATMVGDLRAATARYPADQGLRSLVKELRETSTAFAGLWDSGIVGVHRSGAKAVVHPEIGTLTLDCDVLVAPGSDLRVVAYTAAPGSDDAARLGLLAVIGTQAMT, encoded by the coding sequence CTGGGCAAGGCCCTGCACGGCTGGCGGGACCGGATCTCCCCGGCCACGGTCGGTCTGCCCGCCGGCGGGGTACGGCGGGCGGCGGGGCTCCGGCGCGAGGAGCTGGCCCAGCTCGCCGCCCTCTCCGTCGACTACATCACCCGCCTCGAACAGGGCCGCGCCACGTCCCCGTCACCGCAGGTCCTCGCCGCCCTGGCCCGCGCACTGCGCCTCTCGGACGCCGAACGCACCTACCTGTACCTGCTCGCGGGACAGCCCGAGCCCGGGCCCGGCCACATCTCGGACCACATCCCGCCGGGGCTCCGCCGGCTTCTCGACCAGCTGAACGGCGCGCCGCTGAGCGTCTACGACGCCGCCTGGAACCTCGTCGAGTGGAATCCGTCCTGGGCGGGCCTGCTCGGCGACCCCTCCGCACTGCGCGGCCGCGAACGCAACATGATCTGGCGGCACTTCAACGGCCTGCCGGGGCGGGTCCGCCAGACACCGGAGCAGAAGGCGGACTTCGAGGCGACGATGGTGGGCGACCTCCGGGCGGCCACCGCCCGCTACCCGGCCGACCAGGGGCTGCGCTCACTGGTCAAGGAACTGCGGGAGACCAGCACCGCCTTCGCCGGCCTGTGGGACTCGGGCATCGTGGGTGTCCACCGGTCCGGCGCCAAGGCGGTCGTCCACCCCGAGATCGGCACGCTCACCCTCGACTGCGACGTCCTGGTCGCCCCGGGCAGCGACCTGCGGGTCGTCGCGTACACCGCGGCCCCCGGCAGCGACGACGCCGCCCGGCTCGGCCTGCTCGCCGTCATCGGCACCCAGGCCATGACCTGA
- a CDS encoding DinB family protein has product MTASFDPAVEPPDTLTDPRELLLAYLDFYRAALLRKLDGMSEEDLRNSRLPSGWTPLALLKHLAFVERRWLRWGFTAEQVDSPWGDEDPDTGKWRVGAEESAQEIRTLFLDECARSREIVAGAGLMQPARGGGRFNPPDHRPALIWILFHLLQEYARHVGQLDVVRELADGVTGE; this is encoded by the coding sequence ACCCCGCGGTCGAACCCCCGGACACCTTGACCGACCCCCGCGAACTCCTGCTCGCCTACCTCGACTTCTACCGTGCCGCGCTGCTGCGCAAGCTCGACGGCATGTCCGAGGAGGACCTCCGCAACAGCAGACTCCCGTCCGGCTGGACCCCGCTCGCCCTGCTCAAGCACCTCGCGTTCGTGGAACGGCGATGGCTCCGCTGGGGGTTCACCGCCGAACAGGTGGATTCCCCCTGGGGCGACGAGGACCCCGACACGGGGAAATGGCGGGTCGGAGCCGAGGAGTCGGCGCAGGAGATCCGAACGCTCTTCCTGGACGAGTGCGCACGGTCCCGCGAGATCGTGGCGGGCGCCGGTCTGATGCAACCCGCGCGCGGCGGCGGCCGCTTCAACCCACCTGACCACCGTCCGGCCCTGATCTGGATCCTGTTCCACCTGCTGCAGGAGTACGCCCGGCACGTCGGCCAGCTCGACGTGGTCCGCGAACTCGCCGACGGTGTCACCGGGGAGTAG